CCAGAAGCGATTTAGAACAGGGCAAGCGGCTTTGGCCCCAAATGGGAGTAACCAAAAGTAGGAAGATTAGTGAAATCAAATTTATCTTTCTCATAACTTTACCTCACATATTTTTTTATTTTAACAGAATCATTTTCTTTATGTCGCCCTGTTTGCCGGTTTTTATTTGATACAAATACACTCCGCTGGCCACAGCTTGCCCGCTCTCATCCTTGCCGTCCCACTTTATGCGGTATGCCCCGGCCCCCTGAACCCTGTCCACTAATGTTTTTACCAATTGCCCGTTTATGTTGTAAATTTTCAGGCTCACCTGCCCGGCCTGCGGTAATTGATAACTGATGGTTGTTCTCCGGTTGAACGGGTTCGGCGCATTTTGGGCCATTCTAAATTCAAACTTCTGTATTCTG
The nucleotide sequence above comes from candidate division TA06 bacterium. Encoded proteins:
- a CDS encoding T9SS type A sorting domain-containing protein; protein product: MDTPYVWKVPNKSSKTCKIKVIAYDSGYNPISDESDVSFGITMTGVAGEPEDRIQKFEFRMAQNAPNPFNRRTTISYQLPQAGQVSLKIYNINGQLVKTLVDRVQGAGAYRIKWDGKDESGQAVASGVYLYQIKTGKQGDIKKMILLK